gaGGACGACGATGACCCAGGTGTCAgggaggtggctgggggggacccaggtgttcTGGGGGGGAAtgacccaggcatctggggtgagggggacccaggtgtccaggggagtttgggggggggacaggacccAAGTGtcctgggggggacacacaacACACCCACGTGTCGGCGGGGGGCAGATACCCTGGCGTCTGGGGTGGGGGCCACTCAAGTGTCCAGGGGAGTTTGGGGTGGACGACATGACCCAGGTGTTTGAGGTAgggtggggggacacccaggcatccgggggagtcggggggggggggacaagacccaggtgtccagggtAGGGGGGGGACACGCAGGCATCCGGGCCACCTACCCTCAGCTGCCGGTGGCAAGAAGCTCTGGGTGGGCTCCAGGAAGACGTCAGGGtcttctggggggggggaagagcctTGAAAAGGGACCCTGGTGTCTGGGAGGGATCCCAGGGGTCCGGGAGGGGACCCCACTTACCCTCGGTGTCACTCTCTGTCACTGCCACATCCGTGGCCCTGGAGCTCCTGGGTCCGCCATCGGTATCAGCAGCGTCACTCAAATTTGGGGTCAGACGGGGGGATTTGGGTGCAGAAACTTCTGGTGGCACAGCTGAATCCTTGCCCCTCACTGGGGTCTCCGTGTCACGTCGCTCGGCCCCAACACCTGGATTTGGGGCCTCCACAGCTGGATTTGGGGCTAAATCATGATGTTTTGGGAGCATCCCTGCCACACTCccagatttggggggggaacCCTGCCTTTTGGGGGACAATTTCCGGCGTTTTCGGGCCGTCTCCTTCACATCGGTGTCGCGGCCTGTGGTGGGGCCCGCAGCATCTCGATGGGGGGGATTTTGGAACCTGATTCGACTCCGGAGGCCCCGAACATCTGGACTGGGGGGCAACATCTCCACGTCGGTGTCGCTGCTCTCCCGCgggctggcaggaggggaaACATCTGGGTTTGGGGACATCACGGCCACATCTGAGTCACCAGATGCCCCTTGACACCCTTGCACTGTCCCAACATCTGGAATGACACCATTGGCCTCAACATCTGTGTCACTGCCCACATCCAGGAGGGGGCACTTGGCTTTGAGGGCGCCAGCATCGGGATTTGGGAACGACACCTTCACATCTGGATTGGCGTTGGTCCATGGCCGCCCCTCGGGGTCAACATCTGGAGCAGCGGACATCTTAGCAACTGTATCCGTGACCTCAGGGGTTGTCCCACGTGTTTTTGGAGCTCCAACTTTGGGAAGGGCGTCGAGGTCCTCCACATCTGTATCGCTGTCACCATTGGAGGCCACTGAGCCACGGCTGAGGCCACCAACATCGGGATTCGGGGTCTCCATCACCACAGTTGGGACTTTGCgggtgttttggggtgttttgtggctttttggGCAAAGAGCAGCTTGACTCCAATCTTCTTCAATGTCGGTGTCACTGTCCAACTCTAGGTTCCAATATTTCTTTTGGGGTTCTTTAACACTTGGATTTGGGGTTTCCCCCTCCACATCTGGGTCTCTGCACACAATTCTATGGATTTTTGGATGCCCAACGTCTGGATTCACCTCGTTCTCCTCCACATCTGTATCGCTGTCCACCACAATTGTCCAAAGTTTGTTTCGGGGTCCTTCAGCGTGTGGATTTGGGCTCTCCATCTCCAGACGTGGGTTTCTCGGCACATTTTGGGTTGCTCGATGGGTTTTTGGAGGCTCAACATCTGGATTGGAAGTGTCCTCTTCCACATCTGTATCACTCTCCACCAGGAGAGTCCGTCGTCCTTCAACATCTCGATCTGTGGTCTCCGTCTTCACATCTGGGTCTCCAGGGGCTGTTTTGTGGCTTTCTGGACACCCAACATCTGGATCTGGGCCCCTCTCCTCCACATCTGGGTTGCTGCTCACCTTCATGGTAGGCCGGTGGTGGTTCGGGTTGAAAAGACCAGTTCTGGGGGGCACCTTGACCCCGGTATTACTTGCAATGTTGAGAGTCACGTTGCTGCCTTCCAGATGTTTAACATCTGGATTTGCAAGTATTTTGGGGTTCGCAGAGTGATTTTGGGGCTGAACATTTGGAatagccatttttttccccacatctggacctggggtggtttgggggccAAACTGGTGCTTTCTAGGTCCTCTGACATCTGGATCTGGGCAAGGTGCAGCCACATCTTGGAGGTGGCCCCGCACAGAGGTATGGCAGCGTTTTTGGGGTCTCAGAACATCTGAGCACGCACCTGTCTCCTCCAGCTTGCTGCAGGGGTGGATGTTGGGGGTTCAGGCATCCAGGCTCACCCCCCAAAAGGACCCAGAGATCCTGAACCCCCAAAGGGAAACAAATATCTGGGCTTCACCTACCTCTCCGGCACGACTCGGGGTGAGCCAGCGTCTCCCAGGGCAGGGCCTGGGGGAGCGAGGCACAGACTGTTATTGTAGGCCCTACAGTAACTCCAGAGGGTCCTATCGGACTCAGGCATCTGGGCTtatctccccccccgccccccatctTGGCGATTCCTACAATAACACAATGTTGGTGTTTACATAGGTCCTACCATAACCACCCCCTTGTCGTGTTTCAGTAGGCCCAACGATAACAGCGCGTTCCCCCACCCCGTGGTCCTCGCAAACTCACGCTGGGGCAGCTTGTCGTCCTCCGAGTCGCTGACGAGGCAGGGTCCCGGGCCTGGACTCCACCCTAGAgaggacccaggcatctgggggggctgcaggacaCCCCCCTCCatggggacccaggtgtccgggagcccccccccccccccccgctccaccccacctccctccaAGGGACCCAGGCCTCTGGGCCACCTACCCTCGCCTGCCAGCAGCAAGAATCTCTGGGTGGGCTCCAGGAAGAGGTCGGGGTCTTctggggggcgaggggggggggagagcctTGAGAAGGGACCCCCCACAGTGCTGAGGCCTCGGTGGCGCCTTCGGTGCATGGTctgagggggcgggggggaacaACTGCCCCCTCCAACTGCCTCCCggcccccagttgccccccccagcccctaaGTGCCCCCAAAACTGCCCCCTTTCAGCTACAACTGCCACCCTCAAGTGCCCCTTGGTCACCACCGAtccccccaactgcccccctGGATCCAAAGGACCCCCCAACTACCTCCCCAATTCTCCAACTGCCCCCCGGCTCCTAATGCCCCCCTGCTTTCTAACTGTCCCCCCCAAATCGCCCTCCCCAGGCCTGTACTGCCCTAGGGAGCCCCAAACTGCCCCGGGGACCCCCAAATTACCCCCGAAAGCCCCGAACTGCCCCGGGGACCCACCCCAAACCGCCCCCCAGGTCCCCAAACTGCCCCAGAAACCCCCCAAACTGCTCCtcgccccccccaaacctgccccgCGGAGCCCCCAAACCGCTTCACCAGGGCCCCAACGCCCGCCCCTCCCGCGCCACcgtccccctgccccgcccTCCCGGTTCTATTGGCCGTCACCGCCACGCGTCACCGCCCAAGGGCCGCTCCCATTGGTAGCCGCGCACGTCCTTCCAGCGCGGAGCATAGAGAGGGGCCGGACGGTCTTCCCAGAGTTGCAGCGCGGCTGTGGGCGGAGCTATCATAGAGCTCGGCGCGCAGCGCGCCCGCCTTCCAGCCACAGAGTGATGGCAGAGCGACGCCGCTAAAGGAGGGCGGTGCAAACAGCGGGATTGGGGAGGGGCCTCCCGCTCTCGCCGTCCAATGGGGGCGCGGTGAGCGGGCGGTGCCGTCCAATGGGAGCGCggggccggccgccgccgctttGTCTATATGAGGCGCCGCGGGGCCGCGGGAGCCGCCATtgtcgccgccgccgcgctcgcAATAGCGCTCCCGCCTTAAAGGGGCCGCGCCAGCGAATCGCCCATCGAGACCGGGTGGGGCCCACCTCTCCGTCACCGCGCCCAGCCCGACCCACGCCGCCACCATGAGGGAGATCGTCCACATCCAGGCGGGCCAGTGCGGCAACCAGATCGGGGCTAAGGTGAACAGCGAGCGGGCAGCGTCGGGTCGGACGGGGCTGCCCCCCCTCCCATTCTTCCCTTGCGGCGCGGCCCCTTTTAAGAAGCCCCTCCCCGCGCGCAGACAAAGGCGGACCCGAATCGAGGCGATTTCAGCCTAAAATCGTTCCTTTCCCACCCGCCGAGGGCCTGAAATGAAAAGCCCTCGAAATAGAGGGGTTCGGCCTCAAAGCGAAGCGGTTCGGCCCCAAAATGGAGGTTTCCGGCCTCAAAATGGGGGCGCtccgcccctccccccctttcttctcacGCGGCCCCAAAATGGCGGTTTCCCGCCGCGCCTGAGGGCAGCCGCCCCCGAATGCGCCTTTTCAGCCACCAAATAACACTTTactagaaaaatgttattttcccgCCCCCCTGAATTCCCCCTTCGCGATATTCGGCCCCCAAATCCCTATTTTTGCCGGGATTAGGGAATTTTCCGCCCTAAAGCGGGAGGTTAAAGCCCTCGAATTGGGGGATTTAGCCCCCAAATAGGGGTTTTCACGCACCCCTTCCCCAAGCGTTGTTTTAGAAGCCGAAATTGTGCTGGTTTTACCTCAAAATCGTGGCATCCCGCCCCTTGCAGCTTGCTTGGCCCCAGAATGGCGGGTTTTAGCCCCTATAAAACGGGTTTGCACCCTCCTAATCAGGTATTCTGGCCATAGTATATGTGCTTTTCACTctaaaatgagaattttatgCGCCAGAATAAAGATTACTGCCCCCAAATCGGGGCGTGCCGCCCACAGCATTTCGGCCCCGAAACGGGGGGTTTCTGCCCCAAAAGAAAGGTTTTCCAAGGCCAAAATCAAGGTTTTTGAGCCCCCAAATAGGGGCGTGCCGCCTCTCAAGAGGCTCTTTTGGCTCCAAAGTGGGGAGTTTTTCACCCCCCAAGTGAGATCCTTTTGTCCCACAacagagattttcttttccagctctaAAATGGCGGTGTGGGACCCAAAATAGAGGGTTTTCAGCTCCTAAATGGAGAGTTTTAGCCTCAAAATCGGAGTGTCCGGCCCCAAGATGGAGGTTTTTCGGCCTCGGAATAAGCTTTGTTCGCTGAAATGGAGGTTTTAGCCCTAAAATGGCCATTTCTGCCCCCCAAAAGAGATTCCGGTCCTGAAATAAAGGTTTTTAGCCCCCAAATGATTGGTTTTGTCcccaaaatggatttttttaatgctaaaatgAGGCTTTCACCCCGCAAAAGCTTTTTCCAGCCCCAAAATGGAGGTTTTCAGCCTCAGAGTAAGATCTTTGTTCTCTGACATGGCATTTTCCAGTCCccaaacagatttatttttgccCCCAAATGGGCTTTTGAGGACCGAAAAGGAGCTTTTTAGCCcccaaaggatttttttcagtcgAAAGTGGAGTTTTACGCAGCTAAAATAGGGGATTCCAGCCCCCAAAATGGAGGTATCCAGCCCCAAAATGGAGGTCCTCAGCTAAAGAATAGGATCTTTGTGCtcccaaatgcattttttctgccCCAGATTAAGGAGTGTTGCTCCAaaattgagggtttttttactcCCAAGTGGAGTTTTTTTTGATGCAAAATGGTGCATTCCGCCCCAAAATGGATGATTTAGGCCTCGGAATATGCTTTTTTCCATGGcggaataattttttttctgcttcacaatAGAATTTTTCCAccctttaacatttttttcagcaccaaaattttttttttttttgacactgaAATTAGGCTTTCCCATTCCAAATGTCAGTTTTTGTCCTAAAGTGGACGTTTTTGGCCCCAGAATAGGATCTTTGTGTTGCCAAACCGAGTTTTCAGCCCTCAAAATGGAGGTTTTCCGCCCCAGGATAGGATCTTTGTTCTCTGAAACATCTGAAGTGATGCTTTTTGACcctaaaaagcatttttctgctcCAGAATGGTGTTTTCAACCACACAATTGCAATTTTTAGCCCCAAAATAGGTGTTCCCCGTtccagaattactttttttttgtttacagcactgaattaaaacctttttgttCCCAAGAAGCATTTTTCTAGCTGTAAACCGAACTTTTCAGCCCCAGAATTggttcttcccccccctccggACTTTTTCATCCCATTATTAAAATTTTAGCTACAAAATGCTCCTTTTCTGCCCCAAACCAGCATTTTTGAccaaaaattgtaattttagcTCACTAAGCCCTGCAGTGTTTAAACGCCcataaatgcagattttcagtCTCCAGAATGATAGTTTTTAACCCAAACCGGCATTTTTATCCCATTTCTCCACCTTCGGCCCCAAATTGAGGCTTTTTGGCATGTTTTCACCCGCAGGGTGTGGccctgtccccccctccccccccccatgaccTTGGGGAGGTGTCGGggtcccctgggtgcctgcccctcccccacccTTTGTTCCCAGCCGCCCCACCCCCATGGGCAGATTTTGAggagggaaaatgaaaatttggagATGTATCTTttttggagggaaggagtgGGTATTTTTGGGGGGCAAAAGGCAAATTTGGGGtgtttctgaaattaaacatttttggaaGCACCTCCgcatttcaaatgctgtttcCGGTTCCCGCCTGCCcgtttttttgggggggggttaacGCCCATGTTTGGCCACGCCCCTGCGGGTGGTGAGGCTCTGCCCCTTTGGAGGCGGGCCCCACCCCTTGAGAATAGACCCAGCCCTCTGAGCTTGGCTCCTCCCCCTTGGACAGGTCCCGCCCCCAGGGTTGGTgcggctggcattggctccgCCCCCAGGGTTGGTCTTCCTCTAGGCGTGGCCTCCTCCAGTGAGGCCACACCCCCTTTTGCAGTCCCCACCCCCTGGGCTGCCTCCTCCAATAAGATTCCACGCCCTCTCAAGGCTCAGCCCCCAGCGTTGGTTCTTCCAATGAGGCTTCCCCTCCTCCTACCGGCTCCGCCCCTTTAGGCACACTCCTAGATCAAGCTCCACCCTCTATACAGACTCCTCCCACCCCAAGACTGGCCCCACCCACCCTGAAGCCCCAGGGGAGGACCCAGACCTCCCACCCTCCCCGCCTGAAGGGACCCAGGCATTggcgggggtggggtgggtgggtgggggcgGAGCCTTTCTGACCCCGCCCTCTGTCCCCAGTTCTGGGAGGTGATCAGCGACGAACACGGCATCGACCCCACCGGCACTTACCATGGCGACAGCGACCTCCAGCTCGACCGCATCAGCGTCTACTACAACGAGGCCACCGGTACGGTGTCGCCCTGCCCCCCGTCACCCCCCGCCGGTGTCACCCCTCTGTCCCCATCatcccccgccccaccccctCATCCCTCTCTGCCTGAGACCTGACGTGCTCAGCTCACCCgttcccctccccccaccctccttccacctcctcgggttttggggtggtttctgggggttttgggggtggaggggtgaCGCGGGGTTGTCACCATCACCCCCCTCGGTGACACGGCGGTGTTCCCAGGGGGTAAGTACGTGCCAAGGGCCATCTTGGTGGACCTGGAGCCAGGCACCATGGACTCGGTGCGCTCGGGACCCTTCGGGCAGATCTTCCGGCCGGACAACTTCGTTTTCGGTGAGTCCCCGTGTCACCCTGTGTCCCATGGGGTCCCCCTTGTCCCCCTGCCATGTCCTCCTAGGTGACTTTGGGGTGCCCATTGTGGCAGAGTGGCAGTTGCCTTCATTTGGTGGCTATGAAGCTTCCAGTGGTGGCCACCTTTGGGTGATGATCACCATGGGGTGGGGTGGCGGATCCCCACCGTGGTGGCCCATGGGTGCCCTTCCCAGTGGAATGACACATCCCTCCTTGGTGGCGTTCAGGTGCTTGTCACAGTGGGGTGGCAGGTCCTTATTGTCCCCTTCTTGGTGACCAGTGTCTatccctgtgtccccagagCTCTACTGGGAGGGTTACTGGGGTCCCCAAATCAGGGGAATGAGAGTCCCCTAGGAGATGGGCATCTCGCAGGAGCTCAGGGTACCCATGGGTGGCATGGCGATAACCAAGGAGGATGGTGGAGGTCCATGAGGAGCTCAAGGTACACCAGGGTGGTCTGGAGGTCCCCAAGAAGGATACTAAGAGGTCCCCAAGGAGCTTAGGGTTTCTAAGGGCCAGCTGGAGGTCCCCAAGAAGAGTGATGGTGGTCCCCAAGGACCTCAAGTGTGGACTGGAGGTCCCCAGGGGTTGGAGAGAGGTCCCTGAGGTGCTCAGGGTGCCCAAGGTTGGCATGGAGATGAAGGGAGAGTGATGGAGGTCCCCAAGGTCTTCAGGAATGGGCTGGGGATCTCAAAGGAGGATGATAGAGGTCCCCACGGTTCTTGGGGCTCCCAAGGGTCCGGTAGAGACACCCAGCAAGGGCGATGGAGGTGCTCAAGGCTCTTGAGGATGGGATGGAGGTCCCCAAGGAGCTCAAGGGTGAGCTGGAGATAGGCAAGAGCAGTGAAGGTCCCCGAGGCCCTTAGTGTCCCCACGGATTTGCTAGATGTCTTCAAAGACAGCTATGATTGTCCCCAAGGAGCATAAAGTCCCCATGCACGGGCTGAAGGTCCCCAAGGAGGGTGATGGAGGTCCTCAAGGGTGGACTGGAAGTCACCATGGAGGGTAGTGGATGTCCCCAAGGAGTGCAGGGTCCCCAGGGGTTGGATGGACAtccccagggaggtccacaaGGGTGGGATCCAGGTCCCCAAGGTGATGAAGGTTGACTTGAAGGTCCCCAAAGGTGGGATGGAGAGCCCCAAAGTCCTCAAGGTCGGCCTGAAGGCCTCCAAACTGAGCAACCAAAGTCCCCAAAGACCTCGGTTTCTCTCTGGGAGCTCCTCCATGACGTCCCCACCATGTTCCTACCCCAGGCCAGAGCGGCGCGGGCAACAACTGGGCCAAGGGTCACTACACGGAAGGGGCCGAACTGGTGGACTCGGTCCTGGATGTGGTGAGGAAGGAAGCGGAGAGCTGCGACTGCCTGCAGGGCTTCCAGCTGACCCATTCGCTGGGTGGTGGCACCGGCTCCGGCATGGGGACCCTCCTGATCTCCAAAATCCGCGAGGAATACCCCGATCGCATCATGAACACCTTCAGCGTCGTCCCGTCCCCCAAGGTGTCAGACACAGTGGTGGAACCCTACAACGCCACCCTGTCTGTCCACCAGCTGGTGGAGAACACGGATGAGACCTACTGCATCGACAACGAAGCCCTGTATGACATCTGCTTCCGCACCCTGAAGCTGACCACTCCCACCTACGGTGACCTCAACCACCTCGTTTCGGCCACCATGAGCGGCGTCACCACCTGCCTCCGTTTCCCCGGTCAACTCAATGCTGATCTCCGCAAGTTGGCCGTCAACATGGTGCCCTTCCCGCGTCTCCACTTCTTCATGCCCGGCTTCGCCCCTTTGACGTCGCGCGGCAGCCAGCAGTACCGCGCCCTCACCGTCCCTGAGCTCACCCAGCAGGTCTTCGACGCCAAAAACATGATGGCCGCCTGCGATCCCCGTCACGGCCGTTACCTCACGGTGGCTGCCGTCTTCCGAGGTCGCATGTCCATGAAGGAGGTGGACGAGCAGATGCTCAACGTTCAGAACAAGAACAGCTCTTACTTCGTCGAGTGGATCCCCAACAACGTGAAGACGGCCGTCTGTGACATACCACCGCGTGGTCTCAAGATGGCCGTCACCTTCATCGGCAACAGCACGGCCATCCAGGAGCTCTTCAAGCGTATCTCGGAGCAGTTCACGGCCATGTTCCGGCGCAAGGCCTTCCTCCACTGGTACACGGGCGAGGGGATGGACGAGATGGAGTTCACCGAAGCAGAGAGCAACATGAACGACCTTGTCTCGGAGTACCAGCAGTACCAGGATGCCAccgctgaggaggaggaggatttcGGTGAAGAGGCCGAAGAGGAGGCCTGAAGGCTGGTCGTCCTAGGAGAGCCCCTCGGCCTTTGCTGTCATCGTCATCCTCGGAGAGCCCTCGTCCTTCACCGTTGTCCTCGGAGAGCCCTCGTCCTTCACCGTTGTCCTCGGAGAGCCCTCGGCCTTCAGCGTCATCGTCCTTGGAGAGTCCTTGTCCTTCATCATCGTCCTCAGCCTTCATCAGTGTCCTCGGGGAGCCTTTCATCTTCATCATTGTCCTCTGCCTTTGTTGGTGGCCTCGGAGAGCCCTTGGTCTTCCCTGTTGTCACTGGAAAGCACTTGGCCATCGTCATCATCGTTGGAGAGCCCTCGGCCTTCGTCACCGTCTTCAGAGAGCCCTTGTCCTTCACTGTGGTCCTTGGAGAGCTCTTGGCCTTCGTCATCATCCTCAGAGAGCTGTTGTCCTTTGCCGTTGTCAACAGAAAGCCCTCATCTTTTGTGATTGTCACCGAAAAGCTCTTGGCCTTCATCATGGTTGTCATCAAAGCCGTTGTCACTGGAGAGCCCTTGGCCTTCGTCATCGTCATCCTCAGAGAGCCCTCAGCCTTTGTCATCATCCTTGGAGAGCCCTTGGTCTTCACCGACATCATTGTCACCAGAGAGTCCCAGTCCTTCATCATGGTCACTAGAGTCCTTCGTCATCGTCACCAGAGTCCCAGTCCTTCATCATGGTCACTAGAGTCCTTCGTCATCATCACCAGAGAGTCCCTGTCCTTCATCATGGTCACTGAAGAGCCCTTGTCCTTCACCATCCTCATCGTCACTAGAGAGTCCTTGTCCTCACACAGCCCCCGTCCTTCATCATTGTCACCGGAGCGTCCCTGTCCTTCACCACCATCTTTGTTCCCACCCCCTCTCCGTTGTCACCGTCACCAGAAGGCCCCTGTCCTTGCAGAGCCACCCTCCCCTCCGGGTCACCCTCCACGTCCCCCACTGCTGGGGGTGACATCACCACTAAATTATTGCAGCCCCCAGGCACCCAATTCGCCGCCTTTTCCACCCAAACCCACCACTCCAGCTGCAGGGGGCTCTTGGGTGGCCCTGTCACCCATGTCCCCGGCCGGGGGCTCTCCtgtcccctccccccccaactccaTAATATTTTGGTTcgtttttcccctttttaagcgcttttttttttttttttaattttcctttttttttttttttttttttcatattgaaaaGCCGCCCCCGGGCGAGGAATAAACCCGGGATGTAAAGCCACCACCGTGTCCCTTGTCCCCTTCCTGTTCCCATGTCACTTGGGGGGGGGCCTTCAGGTCCAAGTAGGGGGTCCCATGTGGATCCCCACATCCTTGGGGTCTCCTCcgggtccccgggggggggtgggggtggtggtctGTGTCCCACTTGcgttccccccccacctctaGATGTCCccgtggggggggtgtggggtgacTGTGTCCTCTTT
Above is a genomic segment from Buteo buteo chromosome 32, bButBut1.hap1.1, whole genome shotgun sequence containing:
- the LOC142026320 gene encoding tubulin beta chain; translated protein: MREIVHIQAGQCGNQIGAKFWEVISDEHGIDPTGTYHGDSDLQLDRISVYYNEATGGKYVPRAILVDLEPGTMDSVRSGPFGQIFRPDNFVFGQSGAGNNWAKGHYTEGAELVDSVLDVVRKEAESCDCLQGFQLTHSLGGGTGSGMGTLLISKIREEYPDRIMNTFSVVPSPKVSDTVVEPYNATLSVHQLVENTDETYCIDNEALYDICFRTLKLTTPTYGDLNHLVSATMSGVTTCLRFPGQLNADLRKLAVNMVPFPRLHFFMPGFAPLTSRGSQQYRALTVPELTQQVFDAKNMMAACDPRHGRYLTVAAVFRGRMSMKEVDEQMLNVQNKNSSYFVEWIPNNVKTAVCDIPPRGLKMAVTFIGNSTAIQELFKRISEQFTAMFRRKAFLHWYTGEGMDEMEFTEAESNMNDLVSEYQQYQDATAEEEEDFGEEAEEEA